In Sebaldella termitidis ATCC 33386, one DNA window encodes the following:
- the rpoB gene encoding DNA-directed RNA polymerase subunit beta, translated as MSRLIKRFSFGKIVDRGEMPHFLEFQLNSYEDFIQAGIPPQKRENQGLENIFQEIFPIESSNGQLKLEYIWYEIHENDKPLNDELECKKRRKTYAGQLKVRLRLINLKTEEIQETLVYFGEIPLMTDKATFIINGAERVVVSQLHRSPGVTFNKELSIQTGKDIFIGKIIPYKGTWLEFETDKNDILNVKIDRRKKVLSTIFLKSVDFFTNNREIMDQFFESKELELNKLYEKYKGDDLQEVIKNRLEGSFNKEDILDEKTGEFVLESEELIDEIGIEKLIENKVEKIYYWEVKPEDRIIANSLIHDHTKTSDEAVVEVFKKLRPGDLVTVDSARSLLKQMFFNPQRYDLANVGRYKINKRLKLDLPENEITLTKEDVMQTINYVRNLYNDDGYTDDIDNLSNRRVRGVGELLAIQVKGGMMKMAKMVKEKMTIQDITTLTPQSLLNTKPLNALILEFFGSGQLSQFMDQSNPLAELTHKRRISALGPGGLSRERAGFEVRDVHNSHYGRICPIETPEGPNIGLIGSLATYGKVNKYGFIETPFAKVENGKALLDKVNYLGADEEEGLFIAQADTPVDEKGNILVEEVVCRYGEEIVHIVKEKVHYLDVSPKQVVSVSAGLIPFLEHDDANRALMGSNMQRQAVPLLRTEAPYVGTGLERKVAVDSGAVMTSKANGRVTSVDAKQIIVTDENNKEHVHRLLNFERSNQAMCLHQKPIINLDDEVKRGDIIADGPSTAGGDLALGRNILLAFMPWEGYNFEDAILISERLRKDDVFTSIHIEEFDIEARTTKLGDEEITREIPNVSEETLKNLDESGIIRIGAQVNPGDILVGKVTPKGETEPPAEEKLLRAIFGEKAKDVRDTSLRLPHGTKGTVVDVLVLTKDDGDDLKAGVNKVVRVYIAEKRKITVGDKMSGRHGNKGVVSRILPVEDMPHLEDGTPIDVAVNPLGVPSRMNIGQVLEVHLGLAIGNIDQYIATPVFDGASENDVKDYLEKVGFERNGKVKLIDGRTGEPFDNPVTVGRMYMLKLHHLVEDKMHARAIGPYSLVTQQPLGGKAQFGGQRLGEMEVWALEAYGASNILQEMLTVKSDDISGRTKTYEAIVKGQGMPEADAPESFKVLIKEFQSLGLDINLFDKDGQVIELDKNNEN; from the coding sequence ATGAGCAGACTTATTAAAAGATTTAGTTTTGGAAAAATTGTTGACAGAGGAGAAATGCCTCACTTTTTGGAGTTTCAGTTAAATTCATATGAAGACTTCATACAGGCAGGAATCCCGCCGCAAAAAAGAGAAAACCAAGGTTTAGAAAATATTTTTCAGGAAATTTTTCCAATAGAATCGAGTAATGGTCAACTTAAATTAGAGTATATATGGTATGAGATTCATGAAAATGATAAACCGCTTAATGATGAATTGGAATGTAAAAAAAGAAGAAAAACGTATGCCGGTCAGCTAAAAGTAAGATTACGTTTAATAAATCTGAAGACAGAAGAAATTCAGGAAACTTTGGTATATTTTGGAGAAATTCCGTTAATGACTGATAAAGCCACGTTTATAATAAACGGAGCAGAAAGGGTCGTAGTATCTCAGCTGCACAGATCGCCAGGTGTTACATTTAATAAAGAGTTGAGCATACAAACTGGAAAAGATATATTTATTGGGAAAATAATCCCGTATAAAGGGACTTGGCTGGAATTTGAAACTGACAAGAATGATATATTAAATGTGAAAATAGACAGAAGAAAGAAAGTTTTATCAACTATATTCTTAAAGTCAGTTGACTTTTTCACGAATAACAGGGAGATAATGGATCAGTTTTTTGAATCAAAAGAACTGGAGCTAAATAAACTATATGAAAAATACAAAGGTGATGATTTACAGGAAGTAATAAAAAACAGACTGGAAGGAAGCTTTAACAAAGAAGACATTCTTGACGAGAAAACAGGAGAATTCGTTCTGGAATCAGAAGAATTAATTGATGAGATCGGAATAGAAAAATTAATTGAGAATAAAGTTGAAAAAATTTATTACTGGGAAGTAAAGCCGGAAGACAGAATTATTGCGAATTCACTAATTCATGACCATACTAAGACATCTGACGAAGCGGTCGTAGAAGTTTTTAAGAAACTGAGACCCGGGGATCTGGTTACAGTAGACAGTGCAAGATCACTCTTAAAACAGATGTTCTTTAATCCTCAGAGATACGATCTTGCTAATGTAGGAAGATACAAAATAAATAAAAGGCTGAAGCTTGATCTTCCGGAAAATGAGATCACACTGACTAAAGAAGATGTTATGCAGACTATTAACTATGTCAGAAACCTTTATAATGACGACGGATATACTGATGATATAGATAATCTGTCAAACAGAAGGGTAAGAGGAGTAGGAGAATTACTGGCCATTCAGGTAAAAGGCGGAATGATGAAAATGGCTAAGATGGTTAAAGAGAAAATGACAATACAGGACATTACTACTCTGACACCGCAGAGTCTTTTGAATACGAAGCCTCTGAATGCTTTGATTCTGGAGTTCTTTGGAAGCGGACAGCTTTCTCAGTTTATGGATCAGTCGAATCCTCTTGCAGAATTAACTCACAAAAGAAGAATATCAGCATTGGGACCAGGTGGACTTTCCAGAGAAAGAGCAGGATTCGAGGTGCGTGATGTACATAACTCGCATTATGGAAGAATCTGTCCTATAGAAACGCCGGAAGGACCAAATATCGGACTGATAGGTTCATTAGCAACTTATGGGAAGGTTAATAAATATGGCTTTATAGAAACACCATTTGCAAAAGTGGAAAATGGTAAGGCACTTCTTGATAAAGTAAACTATCTTGGTGCAGATGAAGAAGAAGGATTATTTATAGCCCAGGCAGATACACCTGTCGATGAAAAAGGAAATATCCTTGTAGAAGAGGTAGTCTGCAGATATGGTGAAGAAATAGTTCATATTGTAAAAGAGAAGGTTCATTATCTGGATGTCTCGCCTAAACAGGTAGTATCAGTTTCAGCAGGATTAATTCCGTTTCTGGAACACGATGATGCCAACAGAGCACTAATGGGATCGAATATGCAGCGTCAGGCGGTACCATTATTAAGAACAGAGGCTCCTTATGTAGGGACAGGACTAGAAAGAAAAGTGGCAGTAGACTCAGGAGCAGTAATGACATCAAAAGCAAATGGAAGAGTAACTTCTGTGGATGCAAAACAAATTATAGTAACAGATGAAAATAATAAGGAACACGTTCATAGATTATTAAACTTTGAAAGATCAAACCAAGCAATGTGTTTACACCAAAAGCCTATTATAAACCTTGATGATGAAGTAAAAAGAGGAGATATAATTGCTGACGGACCATCAACTGCAGGTGGAGATCTTGCACTTGGAAGAAATATACTTCTGGCTTTCATGCCTTGGGAAGGGTATAATTTTGAGGATGCGATTTTGATATCTGAAAGACTTAGAAAAGATGATGTATTTACTTCAATTCATATAGAAGAATTTGATATAGAAGCAAGAACTACAAAGCTGGGAGATGAAGAAATAACAAGAGAAATCCCGAATGTTTCTGAGGAAACACTTAAAAACCTTGATGAAAGTGGTATTATAAGAATAGGTGCACAAGTGAATCCGGGAGATATTCTTGTAGGGAAAGTAACACCAAAAGGTGAAACAGAACCGCCGGCAGAGGAAAAATTATTAAGAGCTATATTTGGAGAAAAGGCTAAGGATGTAAGAGATACATCGTTAAGACTTCCGCACGGGACAAAAGGTACAGTAGTAGATGTTCTTGTACTGACTAAAGATGACGGAGATGATTTAAAAGCCGGAGTAAACAAAGTAGTAAGAGTTTATATAGCTGAAAAAAGAAAAATAACTGTCGGGGATAAAATGTCAGGAAGACATGGAAATAAAGGTGTTGTTTCTAGAATACTTCCTGTGGAGGATATGCCTCACCTTGAAGACGGGACGCCGATTGATGTGGCAGTTAATCCGTTAGGGGTACCATCACGTATGAATATCGGACAGGTATTGGAGGTCCATTTGGGTCTGGCAATCGGAAATATTGATCAGTATATAGCCACACCTGTTTTTGACGGTGCCAGTGAAAATGACGTAAAAGATTATCTGGAAAAAGTAGGATTTGAAAGAAACGGAAAAGTAAAACTGATAGACGGAAGAACAGGGGAGCCATTTGATAATCCTGTTACTGTAGGAAGAATGTACATGTTAAAGCTGCATCACCTTGTAGAAGATAAAATGCATGCAAGAGCAATAGGACCATACTCGCTGGTAACACAGCAGCCTCTCGGAGGAAAAGCACAATTCGGTGGGCAAAGACTTGGAGAGATGGAAGTTTGGGCTCTGGAAGCATATGGAGCATCCAATATCCTTCAGGAAATGTTAACGGTAAAATCTGATGATATAAGTGGTAGAACAAAAACTTATGAAGCAATAGTAAAAGGTCAGGGAATGCCTGAAGCCGATGCACCGGAATCATTTAAAGTTTTAATAAAAGAGTTTCAATCATTAGGATTAGACATAAATTTATTTGATAAAGATGGTCAAGTGATAGAATTAGATAAAAATAATGAAAATTAA
- the rplL gene encoding 50S ribosomal protein L7/L12 produces the protein MAFNKDQFIEDLKNMTVLELKEVVEAIEETFGVSAQPVAVAAGAGAGAAAVEEKSEFDVILTGFGEKKTAVIKEVRTITGLGLKEAKDLVEAGGKAVKEGASKDEAEKIKAQLEAAGATVELK, from the coding sequence ATGGCATTTAATAAAGACCAATTTATAGAAGATTTAAAAAACATGACAGTTTTAGAATTAAAAGAAGTAGTTGAAGCTATAGAAGAAACTTTTGGAGTATCAGCTCAGCCAGTAGCTGTAGCAGCAGGTGCCGGAGCAGGTGCAGCAGCAGTTGAAGAGAAATCTGAATTTGATGTAATCTTAACAGGATTCGGAGAAAAGAAAACAGCTGTAATCAAAGAAGTAAGAACTATAACTGGTTTAGGACTGAAAGAAGCTAAGGACTTAGTTGAAGCAGGCGGAAAAGCAGTTAAAGAAGGAGCTTCTAAAGATGAAGCTGAAAAAATCAAAGCACAATTGGAAGCAGCTGGAGCAACTGTAGAATTAAAATAA
- the rplJ gene encoding 50S ribosomal protein L10 gives MPAQSKVDKVSILKDKIKEAKAVVFVDYKGITVNEDTELRRKAREAGIEYLVAKNRLFKIALKEAGIDADFDDVLEGTTSFALGFEDGVAPSKLVYDFSKTVKDKFLIKAGYVDGGRVETATIEALAKLPSREELLGQIAYGLLSPVRMLAVAMTNVTEQKESGAEAPAAVSEVKEEVAAEATEAN, from the coding sequence ATGCCAGCACAATCAAAAGTAGACAAAGTAAGTATACTTAAAGATAAAATCAAAGAAGCAAAAGCTGTGGTATTTGTAGACTATAAAGGAATTACAGTAAATGAAGATACTGAATTAAGAAGAAAAGCCAGAGAGGCAGGAATCGAATATCTAGTAGCTAAAAATAGATTATTTAAAATTGCTTTGAAAGAAGCAGGAATAGATGCTGATTTTGATGACGTTTTAGAAGGAACTACTTCATTTGCATTAGGTTTTGAGGATGGAGTTGCACCGTCAAAGTTAGTTTACGACTTCTCTAAAACTGTAAAAGATAAATTCTTAATAAAAGCAGGATATGTTGACGGAGGAAGAGTAGAGACAGCTACAATAGAAGCTTTAGCGAAATTACCTTCAAGAGAAGAATTACTTGGTCAGATAGCATACGGATTGTTATCACCAGTAAGAATGCTAGCAGTAGCTATGACTAATGTTACTGAACAAAAAGAGTCAGGAGCAGAAGCGCCAGCAGCTGTAAGCGAAGTTAAGGAAGAAGTAGCAGCAGAAGCTACAGAAGCAAACTAA
- the rplA gene encoding 50S ribosomal protein L1, whose protein sequence is MAKKGKRYQEIAKKVDKMKLYTPEEALDLVFDTKSAKFTETVELAFRLGVDPRHADQQVRGTVVLPHGTGKNVRILVITSGDKIDEALKAGAEYAGDDEYISKIQGGWLDFDLVIATPDMMPKLGKLGKLLGTKGLMPNPKSGTVTTDVAKTVDEFKKGKLAFKVDKLGSIHVPIGKVDFDKEKITENFKTVVDQIIKLKPDTSKGQYLRTVAISLTMGPGIKIDPLLVNSYVSK, encoded by the coding sequence ATGGCAAAAAAAGGGAAAAGATACCAAGAAATTGCTAAAAAAGTAGATAAAATGAAATTATATACACCTGAAGAAGCTTTGGACTTAGTATTTGATACTAAAAGTGCGAAATTTACAGAAACTGTAGAATTAGCATTTAGATTAGGAGTAGATCCAAGACATGCTGATCAGCAGGTTAGAGGTACTGTAGTATTACCGCATGGTACAGGGAAGAATGTAAGAATTCTTGTTATTACTTCAGGAGACAAAATTGACGAGGCATTAAAAGCCGGAGCAGAATATGCAGGTGATGATGAATATATCAGTAAAATACAAGGTGGATGGCTGGATTTTGATTTAGTAATAGCGACACCGGATATGATGCCTAAATTAGGAAAGTTAGGAAAATTATTAGGAACTAAAGGTTTAATGCCTAATCCGAAATCAGGAACAGTAACAACAGATGTTGCTAAAACTGTAGATGAGTTCAAAAAAGGTAAATTAGCTTTCAAAGTAGATAAATTAGGTTCAATTCATGTACCAATAGGAAAAGTTGATTTTGATAAAGAAAAAATCACAGAAAATTTTAAAACTGTTGTTGATCAGATTATAAAGCTGAAACCTGATACATCAAAAGGACAGTATTTAAGAACTGTAGCAATATCATTAACAATGGGTCCTGGTATCAAAATAGATCCGTTATTGGTAAATTCATACGTTTCAAAGTAA
- the rplK gene encoding 50S ribosomal protein L11 codes for MAKEVIGKIKLQLDAGKANPSPPVGPALGQHGVNIMDFCKAFNAQTQDKMGFVIPVEISVYADRSFTFILKTPPASDLLKKAAKVNKGAANSVKDVAGTISKAQLKEIAETKMPDLNAGSVEAAMNIIAGTARSMGIKVSE; via the coding sequence ATGGCAAAAGAAGTAATTGGAAAAATAAAATTACAATTAGACGCTGGAAAGGCAAATCCGTCTCCACCGGTAGGACCTGCTTTAGGACAACACGGTGTTAATATAATGGATTTCTGTAAAGCATTCAATGCTCAGACTCAAGATAAGATGGGATTTGTAATTCCTGTGGAGATTTCTGTTTATGCAGACAGAAGCTTTACTTTTATATTAAAAACTCCACCTGCATCTGACTTATTGAAAAAAGCCGCTAAAGTAAACAAGGGGGCTGCAAACTCAGTAAAAGATGTTGCTGGAACTATATCAAAAGCTCAGCTTAAAGAAATTGCAGAAACAAAAATGCCTGACTTAAATGCTGGAAGTGTTGAAGCTGCAATGAACATAATCGCAGGAACAGCAAGAAGCATGGGAATAAAAGTAAGCGAATAA
- the nusG gene encoding transcription termination/antitermination protein NusG, with the protein MTLDGDNLEKKWYIIHTYSGYEKKVKADLEKRVVTLNLTDRVFRILVPEEEIMEEKRGKMVKVPRKLFPGYVMVEMLSKKEENDLGLGYRVDSDAWYVIRNTNGVTGFVGVGSDPIPLADDEAKSLLSKIGLDESASAPKARLDLEVGEKVIVKNGAFENQEAEIAEVDHEHGRVKVMVEVFGRMTPVELEYHEVRKI; encoded by the coding sequence ATGACGTTAGATGGCGATAATTTAGAGAAAAAATGGTATATAATACATACATATTCAGGTTATGAGAAGAAAGTAAAAGCTGATCTTGAGAAACGTGTAGTAACACTGAATCTTACAGACAGAGTTTTCAGAATACTTGTTCCTGAAGAGGAGATAATGGAAGAAAAAAGAGGGAAAATGGTTAAGGTTCCCAGAAAGTTATTTCCCGGATATGTAATGGTAGAAATGCTGTCTAAGAAAGAAGAGAACGACTTAGGTCTGGGCTACAGGGTAGACAGTGATGCCTGGTATGTAATAAGAAATACCAATGGTGTTACCGGATTCGTAGGAGTAGGTAGTGATCCTATACCATTAGCAGATGATGAAGCAAAAAGTCTTCTAAGTAAAATCGGATTAGACGAAAGCGCAAGCGCTCCAAAAGCAAGACTGGATCTTGAAGTAGGAGAAAAAGTAATAGTAAAGAACGGTGCATTTGAAAATCAGGAAGCTGAGATAGCTGAAGTAGACCATGAACATGGAAGAGTAAAAGTTATGGTAGAGGTTTTCGGAAGAATGACACCAGTAGAACTGGAATATCACGAAGTTCGTAAAATATAA
- the secE gene encoding preprotein translocase subunit SecE → MLKEIIDEYKKVYWPSKQEVLHVTVIVLLITIFISLYVVAFDLSFNRVLSLLITFLRGK, encoded by the coding sequence ATGTTGAAAGAAATAATAGATGAATATAAAAAAGTATATTGGCCAAGTAAACAAGAGGTACTCCATGTTACTGTGATTGTTTTATTAATAACTATATTTATTTCTCTGTATGTAGTTGCATTTGATCTTAGCTTTAACAGAGTATTATCTCTACTAATAACTTTTTTAAGAGGTAAATAG
- the rpmG gene encoding 50S ribosomal protein L33, whose product MRVQVILECTETKLRHYVTTKNKKTHPERIELRKYNPVLRKYTLYREVK is encoded by the coding sequence ATGAGAGTACAAGTTATCCTGGAATGTACGGAAACTAAGTTGAGACACTATGTGACTACTAAAAATAAGAAGACACATCCTGAGAGAATCGAACTTAGAAAGTACAATCCAGTATTAAGAAAATACACTCTGTATAGAGAAGTAAAATAA
- a CDS encoding 2-hydroxyacid dehydrogenase family protein, with protein sequence MEKIFIAGEIPAVGYEALKEYELDVYKGEKLIGEEELLIRSRDADAILSLLSTPVNKKIIDGAEKIKIVANFGAGFDNVDYEYAAQKGIPVTNTPFVSTEATAELTMGLLLAVSRRIAEGDELCRTAGFNGWAPLFFLGREVHGKTLGIIGFGNIGRSVAEKAKGFGLNILYYDVKKQDENTEKKLGAKYSDFETLLKKSDFITINSAYTPTLKHMIDEREFGLMKKTAYLINCARGPIVNEKSLVKALREKEIEGAALDVYEFEPNISDELKNMKNVVLTPHIGNATIETRDQMALCAAKNIIQVLKGESPYSPINKYK encoded by the coding sequence ATGGAAAAAATATTTATAGCCGGGGAAATTCCCGCAGTAGGGTATGAGGCCTTAAAAGAATATGAGCTTGATGTTTATAAAGGAGAGAAACTAATAGGAGAAGAAGAACTGCTTATAAGAAGCAGGGATGCGGATGCTATTCTAAGTCTTTTATCTACTCCGGTTAATAAAAAGATAATAGACGGTGCGGAAAAAATAAAAATAGTAGCTAATTTTGGTGCCGGATTTGATAATGTAGATTATGAATATGCTGCACAAAAAGGAATTCCTGTCACTAATACACCGTTTGTATCAACAGAAGCTACTGCAGAGCTGACTATGGGACTTTTGCTGGCAGTATCAAGAAGGATTGCTGAAGGGGATGAATTATGCAGAACTGCAGGATTTAACGGATGGGCGCCTTTATTTTTTCTGGGCAGAGAAGTACACGGGAAAACACTTGGTATAATAGGATTTGGGAATATAGGCCGTTCTGTAGCAGAAAAGGCAAAAGGTTTTGGTCTGAATATCTTGTATTATGATGTAAAAAAACAAGATGAAAATACTGAAAAAAAGCTTGGTGCAAAATATTCGGATTTTGAAACACTTTTGAAAAAATCGGATTTTATAACAATAAACAGTGCATATACTCCGACACTAAAACATATGATTGATGAAAGAGAATTCGGACTTATGAAAAAGACGGCGTATCTGATAAATTGTGCCAGAGGCCCTATTGTAAATGAAAAATCATTGGTAAAAGCCCTGAGGGAAAAAGAAATAGAAGGTGCTGCACTTGATGTCTATGAATTTGAACCTAATATAAGTGATGAGCTGAAAAATATGAAAAATGTGGTACTTACTCCTCATATAGGAAATGCTACCATAGAAACCAGAGATCAGATGGCATTGTGTGCTGCAAAAAATATAATACAGGTACTAAAGGGAGAAAGTCCTTATTCACCCATAAATAAATATAAATAA
- a CDS encoding PTS transporter subunit EIIC codes for MNFKFFLQKLGKSVLFPIAALPVAGLLIRFGADDMLNIPLLGAAGTIFANMDMLFALSIVIGFSKSKDKAIPAITGFLSLIVLKEGMKIMNPALSMGVFGGIVAGLIAAAVYNKFKETKLPSVLTFFGGEKTPISVIIPVMILTSGIFGIIWPFMQSGIDKFAHGLVKLGAAGVFLFGFLNRLLIPFGLHHVLNSYIYFALGEYQTPKGEIVSGEIPRFIAGDPTSGSFLVGFFVIMMFGIPAIGLAITRAARKDKKKEVEGLMTSGAITSIITGITEPVEFSFLFASPLLYFIHCIYTGLSFAIMYFLQVRLGFSFGTGVVDFILNFTKGNKTWMIIPVGIFFFILYYFTFYILITKLNIKVVGREDETFYGDEAEEEENDLSLSHKNYEYMAKKIIEYIGGKENIISLQNCVTRLRIELHDSDLVDISRLKQTGAHAVIKNDKHNVQVVIGPEVTNVIIYMKRITGE; via the coding sequence ATGAATTTTAAATTTTTTCTGCAAAAATTAGGAAAATCAGTTTTATTTCCTATTGCTGCTCTGCCTGTAGCAGGGCTTTTAATAAGATTCGGAGCGGATGATATGCTGAATATACCTTTGCTGGGAGCGGCAGGTACTATTTTTGCAAATATGGATATGCTCTTCGCACTGAGTATAGTAATAGGCTTTTCCAAGTCTAAAGATAAGGCTATTCCCGCAATAACCGGCTTTTTGTCATTGATAGTTTTGAAAGAAGGAATGAAGATAATGAATCCGGCCCTGAGTATGGGCGTATTCGGAGGAATTGTAGCAGGATTAATTGCTGCCGCGGTTTATAATAAATTTAAAGAAACAAAACTGCCCAGTGTTCTGACATTTTTCGGAGGAGAGAAGACGCCTATAAGTGTTATAATTCCTGTTATGATTCTAACGTCAGGTATATTCGGCATTATATGGCCGTTTATGCAGAGCGGTATTGATAAATTTGCACACGGACTGGTGAAGCTCGGAGCAGCAGGAGTATTTCTGTTCGGCTTTCTGAACAGACTGCTGATACCTTTCGGACTTCATCATGTTCTTAATTCGTATATATATTTTGCACTGGGAGAATATCAGACACCAAAAGGAGAAATAGTAAGCGGTGAAATTCCAAGATTCATAGCAGGTGACCCGACTTCCGGATCTTTTCTTGTCGGATTTTTCGTAATAATGATGTTTGGAATACCGGCTATAGGACTTGCAATAACAAGAGCAGCCAGAAAAGATAAAAAGAAAGAAGTGGAAGGACTTATGACATCAGGGGCTATTACTTCAATAATTACAGGGATTACTGAGCCGGTAGAGTTTTCGTTTCTGTTTGCCTCTCCGCTGCTGTATTTTATACATTGTATATATACAGGACTGTCTTTTGCAATAATGTATTTTTTACAGGTAAGGCTGGGCTTTTCCTTCGGGACCGGAGTTGTAGATTTTATCCTCAATTTTACCAAAGGAAATAAGACATGGATGATAATACCCGTGGGAATATTCTTTTTTATACTCTATTACTTTACTTTTTATATATTGATTACAAAATTAAACATAAAAGTAGTGGGGAGGGAAGATGAGACATTTTATGGGGATGAAGCGGAAGAGGAGGAAAATGATCTCTCACTGTCACACAAAAATTATGAATATATGGCAAAAAAAATAATAGAATACATTGGGGGGAAGGAAAATATAATATCATTGCAAAATTGTGTAACAAGGCTGAGAATAGAGCTGCATGACAGTGATCTTGTGGATATAAGCAGGCTTAAACAGACCGGGGCACATGCAGTAATCAAAAATGACAAGCATAATGTACAGGTAGTGATAGGACCGGAGGTTACAAATGTCATTATATATATGAAAAGGATAACAGGAGAATAA
- the chbG gene encoding chitin disaccharide deacetylase, whose product MKKLIINADDFGYSRAVTYGILDSYKTGILTSTTMMMNTEATEHAVEAAKENPGLGIGVHLVLTFGKPLLDTHKTIVDKEGNFKKLSIYESGDFKIDLDEVYKEWKAQIEKFLSYGLIPTHLDSHHHINSFGELYKVYLRLADEYNLPVRNNFPNLKHIDNKAKTTDLFHLEYKEALENIESISEIFKVYDSVEVMTHPSYLDKFIMENSSFNLPRLEETAFLTDKKRTKSFRNSELFELVTFREL is encoded by the coding sequence ATGAAAAAGCTTATTATTAATGCAGATGATTTCGGATATTCCAGAGCCGTAACATACGGTATTCTGGACTCTTATAAGACCGGAATCCTCACATCCACTACAATGATGATGAATACTGAAGCTACTGAGCATGCTGTAGAAGCAGCAAAAGAAAATCCGGGACTGGGAATAGGTGTACATCTGGTTCTTACATTTGGAAAGCCGTTACTGGATACTCATAAAACTATTGTTGATAAAGAAGGAAATTTCAAAAAACTTTCTATTTATGAAAGCGGCGATTTTAAAATAGATTTAGATGAGGTCTATAAAGAATGGAAGGCACAGATAGAAAAATTTTTATCTTACGGACTGATACCTACGCATTTAGACAGTCATCATCATATTAACAGCTTTGGTGAGCTTTATAAGGTATATTTAAGGTTAGCAGATGAATATAATCTTCCTGTGCGAAATAACTTTCCCAATTTAAAGCATATAGACAATAAAGCAAAAACTACCGACTTATTTCATCTTGAATATAAAGAGGCACTTGAAAATATTGAAAGTATTTCAGAAATATTTAAAGTATATGATTCTGTGGAAGTAATGACACATCCAAGTTATCTTGACAAATTTATTATGGAAAATTCTTCCTTTAATCTGCCGCGTCTGGAAGAAACAGCATTTCTAACTGATAAAAAGAGGACAAAGAGCTTTAGGAACAGCGAATTATTTGAACTTGTAACATTTAGAGAACTATAA
- a CDS encoding PRD domain-containing protein produces the protein MNFEIIKVFSNNVVLCEDKRKNTEIIAVGCGIGFKAKAGTFISDSAIEKLYGELSEEDKKYLSDIMSNTDSEILDIVEDALKIIDKELKEKLSIYFHLTMLSHLSFAIERSKYGTIIRNPFLEELRVLYPQEYRIAEKFIAEVNKHLEYKLEIDEVGFITMHIHAALRGVKVSETSEQLTLTYELVKVIENELGHKIDRESYDFIRLLTHLKFAVNRVKNNIKIENILLPEIKKKLKLYYKISQKVAKFAEKNYNILFNEDEVGYITIHLAKIKSKDLDIF, from the coding sequence ATGAATTTTGAGATAATTAAAGTATTTAGCAATAATGTTGTACTATGTGAGGATAAAAGAAAAAATACAGAAATCATTGCTGTGGGATGCGGTATTGGCTTTAAAGCCAAGGCTGGTACTTTTATTTCAGACAGTGCAATAGAAAAACTATATGGTGAACTTTCTGAAGAAGATAAAAAGTATTTATCTGATATTATGAGCAATACTGATTCGGAAATTTTGGATATAGTAGAGGATGCTCTGAAAATAATAGATAAGGAATTAAAAGAAAAGCTCAGCATTTATTTTCATCTTACTATGCTAAGCCACTTATCATTTGCAATAGAAAGAAGCAAATACGGGACTATTATAAGAAATCCGTTTTTAGAAGAGCTCAGGGTTTTGTATCCTCAGGAATACAGAATAGCTGAGAAATTTATAGCAGAAGTAAATAAGCATCTTGAATATAAGCTGGAAATTGATGAAGTAGGATTTATAACTATGCATATACACGCTGCACTGAGAGGGGTTAAGGTATCAGAGACTTCAGAGCAGCTTACACTTACATATGAACTGGTAAAGGTAATAGAGAACGAACTCGGACATAAAATAGACAGGGAGAGTTATGACTTTATACGCCTTCTTACACATTTGAAATTTGCAGTAAACCGTGTGAAAAATAATATAAAGATAGAAAATATTCTTCTTCCTGAAATAAAGAAAAAACTGAAACTATATTATAAAATTTCTCAGAAAGTAGCTAAATTTGCAGAAAAAAACTATAATATTCTGTTTAATGAAGATGAAGTAGGGTATATAACTATTCATTTGGCTAAAATAAAATCTAAAGACTTAGATATTTTTTAG